A genomic window from Blastococcus saxobsidens DD2 includes:
- a CDS encoding type II toxin-antitoxin system Phd/YefM family antitoxin — translation MDVVGLRELRQQASELVRRVEAGEEVTITVAGRVSARLVPVPPRAWRRWSEVAELFTGPADPAWESDRARVDQELRDPWDAG, via the coding sequence ATGGACGTTGTGGGACTGCGGGAACTCCGCCAGCAGGCATCCGAGTTGGTGCGGCGGGTCGAGGCCGGGGAGGAGGTCACGATCACCGTTGCCGGTCGAGTCAGCGCGCGGCTGGTTCCGGTGCCTCCGCGTGCCTGGCGGCGGTGGAGCGAGGTGGCCGAGCTCTTCACCGGCCCGGCAGATCCCGCGTGGGAATCCGACCGTGCCCGCGTGGACCAAGAGCTTCGCGATCCCTGGGACGCCGGGTGA
- a CDS encoding CaiB/BaiF CoA transferase family protein, with translation MGPLAGVRVVEFAGLGPGPFCGMLLADLGADVVRIDRRGARGGLLGSLGATSLLDRGKRSIALDLKDPADVDVVRALVRRADVLLEGFRPGVMERLGLGPDELLGENPALVYGRMTGWGQTGPLAHSAGHDIGYIALTGVLGASGRPDERPAPPLNLLGDFGGGGVFLALGALAALIRARATGEGQVVDAAIVDGTAVLTTMIHGMLGAGAWTDERGRNLLDTGAPFYDVYRCADGQFLAVGALEEQFYAALLEGLGLSGDESLPDRNDPRQWPALRERFTDAFAARTRAEWWQVFEGTDACVAPVWSLLEATEDRHNTERGVFVEVDGVRQPAVAPRFSVTPGAVGSVPAPGQHDEEILAELGLR, from the coding sequence GTGGGACCGCTGGCGGGTGTGCGGGTCGTCGAGTTCGCCGGGCTGGGACCGGGGCCGTTCTGCGGGATGCTGCTGGCCGACCTGGGTGCCGACGTCGTCCGGATCGACCGCCGGGGCGCCCGCGGCGGGCTGCTCGGCTCGCTCGGCGCGACCTCCCTGCTCGACCGCGGGAAGCGGTCGATCGCGCTCGACCTCAAGGACCCCGCCGACGTCGATGTGGTGCGGGCTCTCGTGCGGCGGGCCGACGTCCTGCTCGAGGGCTTCCGTCCCGGGGTCATGGAGCGGCTGGGGCTGGGTCCCGACGAACTGCTGGGAGAAAACCCCGCTCTCGTCTACGGCCGGATGACCGGGTGGGGCCAGACCGGACCGCTCGCGCACAGCGCCGGCCACGACATCGGCTACATCGCGCTCACCGGCGTGCTCGGGGCCAGCGGGCGCCCGGACGAGCGCCCCGCACCGCCGCTGAACCTGCTCGGCGACTTCGGCGGCGGGGGGGTGTTCCTCGCGCTCGGCGCGCTCGCGGCGCTGATCCGCGCCCGCGCGACGGGGGAGGGACAGGTGGTGGATGCGGCGATCGTCGACGGCACGGCCGTCCTGACCACGATGATCCACGGCATGCTCGGCGCCGGCGCCTGGACCGACGAGCGCGGCCGGAACCTGCTCGACACCGGCGCCCCGTTCTACGACGTCTACCGCTGCGCCGATGGGCAGTTCCTCGCCGTCGGTGCGCTGGAGGAGCAGTTCTACGCCGCGCTGCTCGAGGGCCTGGGCCTGAGCGGCGACGAGTCGCTGCCCGACCGGAACGACCCGCGCCAGTGGCCGGCGCTGCGCGAGCGGTTCACCGACGCGTTCGCGGCCCGCACCCGCGCGGAGTGGTGGCAGGTGTTCGAGGGCACCGACGCCTGCGTCGCGCCGGTCTGGTCGTTGCTGGAGGCGACCGAGGACCGGCACAACACCGAGCGTGGGGTCTTCGTCGAGGTCGACGGTGTGCGGCAGCCCGCCGTCGCCCCCCGCTTCTCGGTCACCCCGGGTGCCGTGGGCTCGGTTCCCGCGCCGGGGCAGCACGACGAGGAGATCCTCGCGGAGCTGGGACTGCGGTAG
- a CDS encoding type II toxin-antitoxin system VapC family toxin, giving the protein MGIRPCPRGPRASRSLGRRVRALLDTSVLIATGVGPLEGELAISAVTLAELHFGVLVAGEPAVRAERLRRLSVLQRKFDALPVDDAVAVSYGQLAAAVVAAGRQPRVRAMDLLIAATAHAHEARLYTRNAADLVGLDHLLDVVPV; this is encoded by the coding sequence GTGGGAATCCGACCGTGCCCGCGTGGACCAAGAGCTTCGCGATCCCTGGGACGCCGGGTGAGAGCGCTCCTGGACACCAGCGTGCTCATCGCCACCGGCGTGGGTCCACTGGAGGGTGAGCTGGCGATCAGCGCCGTCACGTTGGCCGAGTTGCACTTCGGCGTCCTGGTGGCGGGCGAGCCGGCGGTGCGGGCCGAGCGTCTTCGCAGGCTCTCCGTGTTGCAACGGAAGTTCGACGCGCTACCCGTGGACGATGCGGTGGCGGTCAGCTACGGCCAGCTGGCCGCCGCCGTCGTGGCTGCCGGCCGACAACCTCGCGTTCGCGCTATGGATCTGCTGATCGCCGCGACGGCGCATGCGCACGAAGCCCGCCTGTACACCCGTAACGCAGCAGACCTCGTCGGGCTCGACCACCTGCTGGACGTGGTACCGGTCTGA
- the crcB gene encoding fluoride efflux transporter CrcB gives MAYLLAALGGALGALGRWALAEVLPSSPAGWPWATLLVNLIGCFLIGALLAVLAARSPEPTWVRPFLGVGVLGGFTTYSAFAVEVVRLVDGGALVLGAGYVLASVVGGIAAVVLGTSVVRRPAR, from the coding sequence ATGGCGTATCTGCTCGCGGCGCTGGGCGGCGCCCTCGGCGCGCTGGGGCGGTGGGCACTGGCCGAGGTGCTGCCCTCCTCCCCCGCCGGCTGGCCGTGGGCCACGCTGCTGGTCAACCTGATCGGCTGCTTCCTGATCGGCGCCCTGCTCGCCGTGCTGGCCGCCCGCTCCCCCGAACCGACCTGGGTGCGGCCGTTCCTCGGCGTCGGTGTTCTCGGCGGTTTCACGACGTACTCCGCCTTCGCCGTCGAGGTGGTCCGCCTCGTCGACGGCGGCGCCCTCGTGCTCGGCGCGGGGTACGTGCTGGCCTCGGTCGTCGGGGGGATCGCGGCGGTCGTGCTGGGGACGTCGGTCGTCCGGCGGCCGGCCCGGTGA
- a CDS encoding DUF2399 domain-containing protein, whose protein sequence is MPIAAAGARLDGRQGGRALAGRPVDAGWDPTLTDAMTAYGQVVEEERVADVLVDDLDSRRTSGRPPRAIGHA, encoded by the coding sequence ATGCCGATCGCCGCCGCGGGCGCCCGGCTGGATGGCCGACAGGGTGGCCGAGCCCTCGCCGGCAGGCCGGTCGATGCCGGGTGGGACCCAACCCTCACGGATGCGATGACGGCCTACGGCCAGGTGGTCGAGGAGGAGCGGGTCGCCGACGTCCTGGTCGACGATCTGGACAGCCGACGAACCTCGGGGCGACCGCCTCGCGCGATCGGCCACGCCTGA